One genomic window of uncultured Erythrobacter sp. includes the following:
- a CDS encoding S9 family peptidase: MRKLIAAALAAVTCLLVPIAVSAQEPLPIEEYGKLPDVEDVAISPSGDRIAVLMTIGGKRLIAGIEDKDTVIGRFGVDDLKIRYLEWVGEDRLMMVFSRTQDLGYGFTTDKAELYMASILPMETNVEAGTVFEKQRDLVSAIMGDYGVRQIDGRWYGFFGALRLKRGVTQSYTFDHGRPFLYRIDLEDFSVRKVANAARTEHDNDWVINARGEVAATFEISDQSGKWTLKGPRGDRIAQGQNTTGRIGLVGLGKDGTTVILSESGPESTRWFEVPLAGGEQKPFLPGVGFDRLYFDDVTGHFVGYLKKGPEPEPVFFDENKKKSASMVRKAFGDLQVRMLDWTQDLDKVLVRTSGNLDSGTIFRVDVGNRRAEPVAYERNAIAPAYVGKISTFEYTASDGLEMDGILTLPPGKEPKNLPLVMLPHGGPHSHDTPSFDWWAQAFASRGYAVFQPNFRGSTNRSGSFRRAGYGEWGRKMQTDKSDGLAALAETGMIDADRACIVGASYGGYAALAGVTIQQGIYRCAVAVAPVSDIKDMYQQDYRATGGDRTTKKSLLEQLGPRDRWDAVSPVRLAERADAPIMLIHGKDDVVVPYSHSTKMADKLKDHKKPYEMITLEGEDHWLSLSETRKQMLNEAVRFVEQHNPAN; the protein is encoded by the coding sequence ATGCGTAAATTGATTGCCGCTGCACTTGCTGCAGTGACGTGCTTGCTCGTGCCAATCGCAGTATCCGCTCAGGAGCCATTGCCTATCGAAGAGTATGGCAAGCTGCCCGATGTCGAAGACGTGGCGATTTCACCTTCGGGCGATCGTATTGCGGTGTTGATGACCATTGGCGGCAAGCGCCTGATTGCCGGGATTGAAGACAAGGACACCGTGATTGGGCGGTTCGGGGTCGATGACCTGAAGATTCGCTACCTCGAGTGGGTCGGGGAAGACCGCCTGATGATGGTTTTCAGCCGGACACAGGATCTCGGCTACGGCTTCACCACCGACAAAGCCGAATTGTACATGGCTAGCATTCTCCCGATGGAAACGAACGTCGAGGCCGGAACCGTATTCGAAAAGCAGCGCGACTTAGTGAGCGCGATCATGGGCGATTACGGCGTTCGCCAGATTGACGGACGCTGGTACGGCTTTTTCGGTGCACTGAGGCTAAAACGGGGCGTCACCCAGAGCTACACTTTCGATCACGGGCGACCGTTCTTGTACCGCATTGATTTGGAGGACTTTTCCGTCAGGAAAGTCGCCAATGCAGCGCGCACCGAGCACGACAATGACTGGGTAATCAATGCTCGCGGTGAAGTTGCTGCAACCTTCGAGATTAGCGACCAAAGCGGCAAATGGACGCTGAAAGGGCCTCGTGGAGATCGGATTGCCCAAGGACAAAACACCACCGGGCGGATCGGGCTCGTAGGCCTTGGCAAAGATGGTACGACCGTAATCCTGTCCGAAAGCGGTCCCGAAAGCACGCGTTGGTTCGAAGTTCCCCTTGCCGGCGGAGAACAAAAGCCATTCCTGCCGGGCGTCGGCTTCGACCGGCTCTATTTCGATGATGTAACCGGGCATTTCGTTGGATATCTTAAGAAAGGTCCTGAGCCTGAACCTGTGTTTTTCGACGAGAACAAGAAGAAGTCGGCAAGCATGGTGCGCAAGGCGTTCGGCGATCTTCAGGTCCGGATGCTCGATTGGACGCAAGACCTCGACAAGGTGCTTGTCCGCACAAGCGGCAATCTTGACAGTGGAACAATCTTCCGCGTCGATGTCGGCAACCGCCGCGCTGAACCAGTCGCTTATGAACGCAACGCGATCGCGCCAGCCTATGTCGGGAAGATTTCGACCTTCGAATACACTGCCAGCGACGGGCTCGAGATGGACGGCATTCTGACACTACCGCCTGGCAAAGAGCCCAAGAACCTGCCGCTGGTTATGCTGCCGCATGGCGGTCCGCACAGCCATGACACGCCGTCATTTGACTGGTGGGCGCAGGCGTTCGCGTCGCGCGGCTATGCCGTGTTCCAGCCCAACTTTCGCGGTTCGACCAACCGGTCGGGCTCGTTCCGCCGTGCAGGTTACGGCGAATGGGGCCGGAAGATGCAGACCGACAAGTCGGACGGCCTCGCTGCACTGGCAGAAACGGGCATGATCGATGCCGACCGAGCCTGCATCGTCGGAGCGAGCTATGGCGGATATGCAGCACTTGCCGGCGTGACGATTCAACAAGGTATCTATCGCTGCGCTGTTGCCGTCGCACCGGTGAGCGACATCAAGGATATGTACCAGCAGGATTACCGTGCGACCGGCGGAGATCGTACAACCAAGAAATCGCTGCTCGAACAGCTCGGACCGCGCGATCGCTGGGACGCAGTTTCGCCGGTTCGTCTAGCCGAACGGGCTGACGCACCGATCATGCTGATCCACGGAAAAGACGATGTTGTGGTACCGTACAGCCACTCGACCAAAATGGCTGACAAGCTGAAAGACCATAAGAAGCCCTATGAGATGATCACGCTGGAAGGCGAAGATCACTGGCTCTCGCTCTCAGAGACCCGCAAGCAGATGCTCAATGAGGCGGTTCGATTTGTCGAACAACACAACCCCGCGAATTAG
- a CDS encoding response regulator: MIGLLLAVLVVSAAVVFFATSNLVLAAAYAVGLAVLLTGAFVIEQMRSPSSSETEIATDWSVTVAAIEQDGSAVAITDRANRLVCANSAFIEAFGVGSAPPSLPLDRPELEAMTRLAREAWRDGAGTLDEFAANNGSLRWSVAVERAGRGEDHLIWRFGRIIVEASEALEDLDLSGPFGQMLSRAGIETAITTADGVVRQVSAGFAERASGDASATLAGQDFVSVLRSDERDRIYFAREGRGGTPQTLIDVPLREGAENAIIGPDESTSLMLLVDSGVGIGSGWDGSSQAGVAQLDALLAQLPLGLAMTDRDGRFLFGNDAFLRSVEREGRGLPAFPTDLVVHEDKAALSDAVRRHGRGPATSGNMAVRLGSQPEEPVSLGLAGVRGLGEAAVLLSLADSSEENQLKRQVAQATKMQAVGQLAGGVAHDFNNVLTAIIGTCDLMLLRHTPGDSDYDDIQQIRANSNRAAALTRQLLAFSRQQTLRPEILQLPDVVSEVNPLIKRLLGEKISYFVQHDRDLGAVRADPQQLEQVIMNLAVNARDAIQSNARGGAGRISLLTRSLQAKEVIQLGSEILPSADYTVLIVQDTGGGIPAHVLPKLFEPFFTTKEQGKGTGLGLSTAYGIVKQSGGFIFADNVTDKSGKQVGARFTIYFPVHHGEAPRKREAPKPVESSEWSAGGKILLVEDEDMVRAVAERALARAGYEITACPGGEEGLEAITTGGEFDLVVSDVVMPGMDGPAMVRAIRQLRPEIPILFMSGYAEEHLRKDIDIPDMHFIAKPFSVAAIGEKVASVLRAAEAIESAQ; encoded by the coding sequence ATGATCGGGTTGCTGCTCGCGGTGCTTGTCGTGAGCGCCGCAGTTGTGTTTTTCGCGACATCGAACCTGGTGCTTGCCGCCGCATACGCGGTGGGATTGGCGGTGCTCCTGACGGGCGCATTCGTCATTGAACAAATGCGCTCGCCTTCCTCATCCGAAACGGAGATTGCCACCGACTGGTCTGTAACTGTGGCCGCAATCGAGCAAGACGGCTCGGCAGTCGCGATCACTGACCGGGCCAACCGACTGGTGTGCGCCAATTCCGCGTTTATCGAAGCGTTCGGAGTAGGCAGTGCGCCGCCCTCCTTGCCGCTCGACAGGCCAGAACTGGAAGCGATGACGCGGCTCGCGCGCGAAGCCTGGCGGGATGGTGCGGGCACACTTGATGAATTTGCTGCCAACAATGGCTCACTGCGCTGGAGCGTCGCGGTCGAGAGGGCGGGCCGCGGCGAAGATCATTTGATCTGGCGATTCGGTCGGATCATCGTCGAGGCGTCCGAAGCTCTCGAAGACCTCGACCTATCGGGTCCGTTTGGCCAGATGCTGAGCCGTGCCGGTATCGAAACCGCGATAACCACGGCTGACGGAGTAGTGCGGCAGGTCAGCGCCGGATTTGCCGAACGTGCTTCAGGAGATGCGTCCGCAACACTCGCCGGTCAGGACTTCGTATCCGTGCTCAGGTCTGATGAGCGGGACCGGATCTATTTCGCCCGCGAAGGCCGGGGAGGGACGCCCCAAACCTTGATCGACGTACCCCTGCGTGAGGGTGCCGAGAATGCGATCATCGGGCCTGATGAGAGCACGTCGCTTATGTTGCTGGTCGACAGCGGTGTGGGCATTGGCAGCGGCTGGGACGGTTCCTCGCAGGCTGGTGTGGCTCAGCTCGACGCCTTGCTCGCGCAATTGCCGCTCGGGCTCGCGATGACGGACCGCGACGGGCGGTTCCTGTTTGGAAACGATGCCTTCCTCCGCTCGGTCGAGCGTGAAGGGCGGGGCTTGCCTGCATTCCCGACCGACCTTGTGGTGCATGAAGACAAGGCTGCGCTGTCAGACGCAGTGCGGCGTCACGGGCGCGGCCCGGCGACCAGCGGCAATATGGCAGTGCGCCTCGGGTCGCAGCCCGAGGAACCGGTTTCGCTCGGCCTTGCGGGCGTACGCGGGCTAGGCGAAGCGGCGGTGCTGCTCAGCCTCGCCGATTCAAGCGAGGAGAACCAACTCAAGCGCCAAGTCGCCCAGGCGACCAAGATGCAGGCGGTTGGACAGCTTGCGGGCGGCGTTGCGCATGACTTCAACAATGTGCTGACCGCGATCATCGGGACCTGCGATCTGATGCTGCTGCGCCATACGCCCGGCGACAGCGACTATGACGACATCCAGCAAATCCGAGCCAACTCGAACCGGGCAGCAGCGCTGACACGGCAATTGCTCGCCTTTTCGCGCCAGCAGACATTGCGACCTGAGATTCTCCAGCTTCCCGACGTAGTGAGTGAGGTCAATCCGCTGATCAAACGGCTGCTAGGTGAGAAGATCAGCTACTTTGTCCAGCATGACCGCGATCTGGGCGCGGTGCGTGCCGATCCGCAGCAACTCGAACAAGTCATCATGAACCTCGCTGTGAATGCGCGCGATGCGATTCAGTCAAATGCACGCGGCGGGGCGGGGCGGATCTCGCTGCTTACCCGCAGCCTTCAGGCGAAAGAGGTCATCCAGCTCGGCTCGGAGATACTTCCTTCGGCAGATTATACGGTGCTGATTGTTCAGGACACGGGCGGCGGCATACCAGCCCACGTTCTACCGAAGCTGTTCGAGCCTTTCTTCACGACCAAGGAGCAGGGCAAAGGCACAGGCCTCGGCCTGTCGACAGCCTACGGGATCGTAAAGCAATCAGGCGGCTTCATCTTTGCGGACAATGTGACTGACAAGAGCGGCAAGCAGGTCGGCGCGCGCTTCACAATCTACTTCCCGGTTCACCATGGCGAAGCGCCTCGCAAGCGCGAAGCGCCCAAGCCCGTCGAATCTTCCGAGTGGTCGGCAGGCGGCAAGATCCTGCTGGTCGAAGATGAGGATATGGTCCGCGCCGTGGCCGAACGGGCACTTGCGAGAGCCGGATACGAGATCACCGCATGTCCGGGTGGAGAAGAAGGGCTCGAAGCCATCACGACAGGCGGAGAATTCGACCTCGTTGTCAGCGATGTGGTGATGCCGGGAATGGACGGCCCCGCGATGGTTCGCGCGATCCGTCAATTGCGCCCGGAAATCCCGATCCTTTTCATGTCTGGCTATGCTGAAGAGCACCTGCGCAAAGACATCGACATTCCGGACATGCACTTCATCGCCAAACCTTTCAGCGTCGCTGCGATCGGTGAAAAGGTCGCCAGTGTTTTGCGAGCAGCTGAGGCTATAGAATCAGCGCAGTAG
- the greB gene encoding transcription elongation factor GreB, which translates to MSQRQGPPITPKGMAALKARYDHLLGKERPEIVEIVSWAAGNGDRSENGDYLYGRKRMREIDRELGYLSRRMKALRVVDPANQPDRNRVFFGATVELADEDDQRQIITLVGDDEQDAGVGRIGWSSPMAKALRGAALGDLRVVRLPGGAKEWEVIAIDYN; encoded by the coding sequence ATGTCACAGCGACAGGGACCGCCGATCACGCCAAAGGGAATGGCTGCCCTTAAGGCGCGCTATGACCATTTGCTTGGCAAAGAGCGCCCTGAGATTGTCGAGATCGTCAGCTGGGCAGCAGGCAATGGCGACCGCAGCGAGAATGGCGACTATCTCTATGGCCGCAAGCGCATGCGAGAGATCGACCGCGAGCTAGGATACCTTTCACGAAGAATGAAAGCGCTGCGCGTCGTCGATCCGGCGAACCAGCCAGACCGCAACCGCGTATTCTTCGGCGCAACGGTCGAGCTCGCTGACGAGGACGATCAACGCCAGATCATCACCCTCGTCGGAGATGACGAGCAGGACGCGGGCGTTGGCCGTATCGGGTGGAGTTCACCAATGGCGAAGGCGCTTCGCGGCGCAGCGCTTGGAGACCTTCGAGTGGTGCGACTTCCTGGCGGTGCGAAGGAATGGGAAGTCATCGCAATCGACTACAACTAG
- a CDS encoding aspartyl/asparaginyl beta-hydroxylase domain-containing protein: MTIVRKKLPLQFDPELLAADYRSLPQDAYGDVYNPYLEPDTLYKVELIEPEFVPEMDRTPEFFPNERLKACPAFLSVFNAIKSPMELMRVHTLAPGASIRPHRDVGRSFEDGVFRVHVPITTGPGVESIHNGDQVTMAAGECWYLNFDLPHEIHNRSDQWRAHLIMDCRRNAWWEEMLLEAALV; this comes from the coding sequence ATGACGATTGTCCGAAAGAAGCTGCCGCTGCAATTCGATCCGGAATTGCTCGCGGCGGATTATCGGAGCCTCCCGCAAGACGCCTACGGTGACGTCTACAATCCGTATCTTGAACCGGACACGCTCTACAAAGTTGAGCTAATCGAGCCTGAGTTCGTGCCTGAAATGGACCGGACACCCGAGTTCTTTCCGAATGAGCGTTTGAAAGCCTGTCCCGCTTTCCTGTCGGTGTTCAACGCGATCAAATCACCGATGGAGTTGATGCGGGTTCATACGCTTGCTCCTGGTGCCTCCATTCGGCCGCATCGCGATGTCGGGCGCAGTTTTGAAGATGGCGTCTTCCGGGTCCATGTGCCGATCACTACCGGACCAGGAGTCGAGTCCATCCACAATGGTGACCAAGTCACAATGGCTGCTGGCGAATGCTGGTACTTGAATTTCGACCTGCCACACGAAATCCACAATCGCTCAGATCAGTGGCGCGCGCACTTGATCATGGATTGTCGGCGCAATGCATGGTGGGAAGAGATGCTGCTAGAAGCCGCGTTGGTTTGA
- a CDS encoding RNA 2'-phosphotransferase, with the protein MSNELKKRSKSLSYWLRHRPDVAGLELDEAGWASVEAILKALSAKGLSTDAVMLERVVAENDKQRFELSDDGTRIRARQGHSVAVEGSWETATPPETLFHGTVEKFMPSIERDGLTKQNRHHVHLSPDLETATKVGQRRGKPVILEVDAKRMTADGVEFALSSNNVWLVEEVPPRYFKRMPNAD; encoded by the coding sequence ATGTCAAACGAACTGAAGAAGAGATCGAAATCACTATCCTATTGGCTCCGGCATCGACCCGATGTTGCTGGACTGGAGCTGGACGAAGCAGGTTGGGCAAGCGTTGAGGCCATATTGAAGGCGCTTAGTGCGAAGGGATTGTCCACTGATGCCGTCATGCTCGAACGCGTTGTGGCTGAAAACGACAAGCAGCGTTTTGAATTGTCGGACGATGGAACGCGCATCCGGGCGCGCCAGGGGCACTCCGTTGCTGTGGAGGGCAGTTGGGAAACCGCTACTCCGCCCGAAACGCTGTTCCACGGGACGGTCGAGAAATTCATGCCGTCGATAGAGCGCGATGGATTGACGAAACAGAACCGCCATCACGTCCATCTATCCCCTGATCTCGAAACGGCGACCAAGGTTGGTCAGAGGCGCGGGAAACCGGTGATCCTGGAAGTCGACGCCAAACGGATGACGGCGGATGGGGTCGAATTCGCTTTATCCAGCAACAATGTCTGGCTCGTCGAAGAAGTGCCGCCGCGGTATTTCAAGAGGATGCCGAACGCCGACTAG
- the smpB gene encoding SsrA-binding protein SmpB translates to MARPKPPVFDKQRTVAENRRARFDYHIEDKFEAGLALQGTEVKALRAGHASIAESYAEVKDGEVWLINSNVPEYSHGNRQNHEPRRPRKLLLSSREIGRLFGAVERKGMTLVPLSIYFNGQGRAKVELALAKGKQAHDKRATIKDRDWKRDKARLMRERG, encoded by the coding sequence ATGGCACGGCCGAAACCACCAGTCTTCGACAAGCAAAGAACCGTGGCGGAGAACCGCCGCGCGCGTTTCGACTATCATATCGAAGATAAGTTCGAAGCGGGTCTGGCTTTGCAAGGCACCGAAGTGAAAGCCTTGCGCGCTGGACATGCGAGCATTGCTGAGAGCTATGCCGAAGTTAAGGACGGAGAGGTCTGGCTGATCAACTCCAACGTCCCCGAATACAGCCATGGAAACCGGCAGAATCACGAACCACGCCGCCCTAGAAAACTACTTCTGAGCAGCCGCGAGATCGGCCGCCTGTTCGGCGCTGTCGAGCGCAAAGGTATGACGCTGGTCCCGCTGTCGATTTACTTCAACGGGCAAGGTCGGGCCAAGGTCGAATTGGCGCTCGCCAAAGGCAAGCAGGCGCACGACAAGCGGGCGACAATCAAAGACCGCGACTGGAAGCGCGACAAGGCCCGGTTGATGCGCGAACGCGGTTAA
- a CDS encoding DUF2062 domain-containing protein, translating into MSSKRSNTWAADTIRKYMPSRDELARNKYLAPIAHRFLSPELWRFTRRSVPRGVALGLFAGFIIPIGQIFLAAFLALPARANVPLAALVTFITNPFTFPFWVVVANKVGQLTLNFDAAVGGMANEELQSGSLTWLVDLFELAGVTAFGFLVLAIVSAAVGYLVASATWRVLVARKRAKRLAQMEARLDQRLNAN; encoded by the coding sequence ATGAGTTCAAAGCGCAGCAATACTTGGGCGGCAGATACGATCCGCAAATACATGCCTTCGCGTGATGAACTCGCGCGCAACAAATATCTTGCTCCGATCGCGCACCGCTTCCTTTCCCCTGAATTGTGGCGGTTTACGCGGCGCTCTGTACCTCGTGGGGTCGCCTTGGGCCTGTTTGCGGGCTTCATTATCCCTATTGGTCAGATATTCCTGGCAGCGTTTCTGGCGCTCCCGGCGCGCGCAAACGTGCCGCTCGCTGCGCTGGTTACGTTCATCACCAATCCGTTCACATTCCCGTTCTGGGTAGTTGTGGCCAACAAGGTTGGGCAGCTGACGCTCAATTTCGATGCGGCGGTTGGGGGGATGGCCAATGAGGAACTCCAGAGCGGCAGCCTGACATGGCTGGTCGATCTGTTTGAGCTCGCCGGCGTTACCGCGTTCGGATTTCTGGTTCTCGCAATTGTTTCTGCGGCGGTCGGCTATCTTGTGGCGAGCGCGACATGGCGGGTGCTGGTCGCACGCAAGCGGGCAAAACGCCTTGCGCAGATGGAAGCTCGTCTCGACCAGCGCCTCAATGCGAATTAA
- a CDS encoding invasion associated locus B family protein: MRTALLFSIVAFALALPLAAKDSLGVYSSWAAFRDGAQPRCYAIAKPRGNRPGSFASVATWPKQGLRNQVHLRLSRVVGDKGATVRIGERSFVLATLGRDAWAQDSRMDAAIVAASRSATRMTVTARDSSGRRFTDRYNLAGAATAIDAAVVGCAQLS; this comes from the coding sequence ATGCGGACCGCACTTCTCTTTTCTATTGTGGCATTTGCGCTTGCCCTGCCGCTCGCGGCCAAGGACAGCCTCGGCGTGTATTCAAGTTGGGCAGCGTTCCGCGATGGCGCGCAGCCGCGTTGCTACGCAATTGCCAAACCGCGCGGCAACCGGCCTGGGAGTTTCGCGAGTGTAGCCACCTGGCCCAAACAGGGACTGCGCAACCAGGTGCATTTGCGCTTGTCGCGAGTCGTCGGAGACAAAGGTGCAACCGTCAGGATCGGTGAACGCTCGTTCGTGCTCGCAACCCTTGGACGGGACGCGTGGGCGCAGGACAGCCGCATGGACGCAGCAATCGTTGCTGCCTCTCGATCCGCTACAAGGATGACGGTGACCGCGCGCGATTCAAGCGGACGCCGCTTCACAGACCGGTATAACCTCGCCGGAGCAGCCACGGCGATTGATGCGGCTGTCGTCGGCTGCGCCCAGCTGAGCTGA
- the dapA gene encoding 4-hydroxy-tetrahydrodipicolinate synthase, with translation MFSGSIPALVTPFRDGSFDEAAFRKLVDHQIEQGSSALVPCGTTGEASTLSNAEHHRVIEVCIEQAAGRVPVIAGCGSNDTKNALLHMSFAKKAGAAAGLCVAPYYNRPSQDGLIAHFSYLAEQSDLPIVLYNVPSRTVTDIEDETVVALVKKYPEQIVAIKDASGDLSRVADHRMGIGREFCQLSGNDELWLPHSAAGGRGAISVTANVAPALCAEFQAAIAANELQKARELNDRLFPLHYAMFSDASPAPVKYALSKVHGWVEPDVRLPLTNASEASRASVDAALVHAGILEA, from the coding sequence ATGTTTAGCGGATCAATTCCCGCTCTGGTGACTCCTTTTCGCGACGGATCGTTTGACGAAGCCGCGTTTCGCAAACTGGTCGATCATCAAATCGAGCAGGGCAGCTCGGCTCTGGTTCCTTGCGGGACAACGGGAGAGGCATCCACCCTCTCCAATGCCGAGCACCACCGGGTCATCGAGGTGTGCATCGAGCAGGCCGCCGGACGAGTTCCGGTCATAGCGGGCTGCGGTAGCAACGACACAAAGAACGCGCTGCTGCACATGTCGTTCGCAAAAAAGGCTGGAGCCGCGGCAGGGTTGTGCGTTGCCCCATATTACAACCGTCCAAGCCAGGATGGGTTGATCGCGCATTTCAGCTACCTTGCCGAGCAGAGCGACCTGCCCATCGTGCTATACAACGTCCCGAGCCGGACGGTCACCGATATAGAAGACGAGACCGTGGTGGCGCTGGTCAAAAAGTACCCGGAGCAGATTGTTGCGATCAAGGATGCCAGCGGCGACCTGTCGCGCGTCGCCGATCACCGGATGGGGATTGGCCGCGAATTCTGCCAGCTTTCGGGCAATGACGAGTTGTGGCTCCCGCACTCGGCAGCGGGCGGGCGAGGGGCGATTTCGGTGACGGCCAATGTCGCGCCCGCTTTATGCGCAGAGTTTCAGGCAGCGATTGCAGCCAACGAACTCCAAAAAGCGCGCGAACTCAACGACCGCCTGTTTCCGCTGCACTATGCTATGTTCAGTGACGCTAGCCCTGCGCCGGTAAAATACGCTCTGTCTAAGGTGCATGGCTGGGTCGAGCCGGATGTGCGGCTGCCGCTGACCAATGCCAGTGAAGCCTCTCGCGCATCGGTTGATGCGGCCTTGGTCCATGCTGGAATTCTCGAAGCCTGA
- a CDS encoding lytic transglycosylase domain-containing protein, which produces MATNLTSENIFARPMVLAAVAAACVTALATPSSAQLSGGSGGNTMVAQQPRAIGSAISMWEYLQETRNLGFAEYANFALAHPEFPRTDIIRLRAEGALENEAPSSAALIQYFSAQPPLTNTARARYALSLASEQRSEAFDVALQAWRGGEMSGPAEAYLSGLYGSRFTAEDHAARMDALLWQGEREAAARLMMKVDGETRQIAMARLSLLNGTMPRDAGLAIPNAANRDAGFTFNLVNHLRSKRRTGEAISLLANRPLFSAPAFDAEELVGDMLDVAEAASVSDTVRIASKIDDLFAPGTDISKGSFRLRDRYTDLMWKGGTNALWRMGDGRSAAPLFARYGMAARTPLTKSKGFYWAGRAARQAGMADEATRYFEMAAEWPHYYYGQLSISALGRSMPQFAPLPALDIAAETRAEFNRQPLTQAIRAIAANRRDWRTERRFFQAIGEAATTPEELVLVSELARDTGLNEMAVVVGMEAGENGMKGFERVGFPTVRTPVVNDWTMVHAITRQESEFDRTRKSHANAIGMMQLLPSTAREEAGILGVRYLSASLTADPQYNIRLGDAHFARRMDLYGGAYPLAIASYNAGPGRVRQWLRLNGDPRRGDIDWVTWIEKIPANFETRYYVMRVIGNAVSYSHMYPEQAGLPRTVDTFLP; this is translated from the coding sequence ATGGCCACTAATTTGACTTCCGAAAACATTTTCGCCCGCCCCATGGTTCTCGCTGCAGTTGCTGCAGCCTGCGTCACGGCTTTGGCGACGCCATCTTCTGCTCAGCTAAGCGGAGGTTCCGGCGGCAATACGATGGTTGCGCAGCAACCACGCGCCATCGGCTCGGCTATCAGCATGTGGGAGTATTTGCAGGAAACGCGGAACCTTGGATTCGCGGAGTACGCAAATTTTGCGTTGGCTCATCCCGAATTCCCGCGAACAGACATCATTCGTCTGCGGGCTGAGGGAGCGCTTGAGAACGAAGCCCCCTCCTCCGCGGCATTGATCCAGTATTTCAGCGCTCAACCTCCACTGACGAACACAGCGCGCGCGCGCTATGCTCTTTCATTGGCGTCCGAGCAGCGTTCAGAGGCATTTGATGTAGCTCTCCAGGCATGGCGCGGCGGCGAAATGAGCGGCCCTGCCGAGGCCTATCTATCTGGCCTGTACGGATCACGCTTCACAGCTGAGGATCATGCAGCGCGCATGGATGCGCTGTTATGGCAAGGCGAGCGAGAGGCGGCTGCCCGTCTCATGATGAAGGTCGATGGCGAAACGCGGCAGATCGCGATGGCGCGGCTATCGCTTCTCAACGGCACAATGCCGCGCGATGCGGGGCTGGCCATTCCCAACGCGGCAAATCGCGATGCGGGCTTTACGTTTAACCTCGTCAATCATCTTCGCTCCAAGCGCCGGACCGGCGAAGCGATCAGCCTGCTGGCCAACCGCCCACTTTTCAGCGCGCCTGCATTCGATGCGGAAGAGCTGGTGGGTGACATGCTCGATGTCGCTGAAGCGGCAAGCGTTTCCGACACGGTGCGTATTGCCAGCAAGATCGACGACCTGTTCGCGCCGGGCACTGACATTTCCAAAGGGTCCTTCAGGCTCCGCGACCGCTACACCGACTTGATGTGGAAGGGTGGCACCAACGCTTTGTGGCGCATGGGTGACGGCCGGAGCGCAGCCCCGCTATTCGCACGCTATGGCATGGCGGCACGCACGCCGCTGACGAAGTCGAAAGGCTTCTACTGGGCTGGCCGCGCTGCGCGTCAAGCCGGTATGGCAGACGAAGCCACGCGTTATTTCGAAATGGCGGCGGAATGGCCGCATTACTATTATGGTCAGCTTTCGATCAGCGCGCTTGGCCGCTCCATGCCGCAATTCGCGCCATTGCCGGCATTGGATATCGCCGCCGAGACACGCGCCGAATTCAACCGCCAACCTCTTACGCAAGCGATCCGCGCAATTGCTGCCAATCGCCGCGATTGGCGGACTGAGCGACGCTTCTTCCAGGCAATCGGCGAAGCAGCCACTACACCCGAAGAACTGGTGCTGGTCTCAGAACTCGCTCGCGACACCGGCCTGAATGAGATGGCTGTCGTTGTCGGCATGGAAGCGGGCGAAAACGGGATGAAGGGCTTCGAACGGGTCGGCTTTCCTACCGTGCGGACCCCGGTCGTGAATGACTGGACGATGGTCCACGCGATTACGCGCCAGGAAAGCGAGTTCGACCGCACGCGGAAGAGCCACGCGAATGCGATCGGCATGATGCAACTCCTTCCAAGCACTGCTCGTGAAGAGGCCGGAATTCTTGGCGTCCGCTATCTCAGCGCGAGCCTTACCGCCGACCCGCAATACAATATCAGGCTGGGTGATGCGCACTTTGCCCGGCGTATGGACCTTTATGGCGGCGCCTATCCGCTGGCCATTGCCTCTTACAATGCTGGTCCGGGACGGGTTCGCCAATGGCTCCGCCTGAATGGCGATCCACGCAGAGGCGACATCGATTGGGTCACTTGGATCGAGAAGATCCCGGCCAATTTTGAAACGCGCTATTATGTGATGCGCGTGATCGGAAATGCAGTCAGCTATTCGCATATGTATCCGGAGCAAGCGGGTCTGCCGCGGACGGTCGACACTTTCCTTCCCTGA